A single region of the Mycobacterium lentiflavum genome encodes:
- the mptB gene encoding polyprenol phosphomannose-dependent alpha 1,6 mannosyltransferase MptB translates to MAERHHSLSSSIAALHGDEKPVGSPLNETELTAVRRTRLFGATGTVLMGIGALGAGARPVVQDPTFGVRLLNLPSRIQTVSLTMTTVGAVMMALAWLMLGRFALGKRQMSRGDLDRTLVLWMLPLLIAPPMYSKDVYSYLAQSQISLEGLDPYRVGPASGLGLGHVFTLSVPSVWRETPAPYGPLFLWIGRGISALTGENIVAAVLCHRLVVLAGVAMIVWAVPRLARRCGVAEVSALWLGVANPLLLMHLVAGIHNEALMLGLMLIGAEYALRGIDAPRLRPASWRRLGPDWEPLGMLLAGSILITLSSQVKLPSLLALGFVTMALAHRWGGNLRALLLAGGGIGSLSLAVMGLVGWASGLGFGWMFTLGTANVVRSWMSPPTLLALATGQVGILLGLGDHTTAVLALTRFIGVLIIMVLVSWLLVAVLRGRLHPIGGLGVALGICVLLFPVVQPWYLLWAIIPLACWATRTGFRETVIVITLVVGIFGPTANGDRFALFQILDATLASAAVMAVLVALTYTRLPWRPLQSMPTDNGETNHEGPPGAEPTATVQTPRATPRSESAPDAYADST, encoded by the coding sequence ATGGCAGAGCGCCACCACTCGCTGAGCTCGTCGATCGCCGCGTTGCACGGCGACGAGAAGCCCGTGGGCTCACCGCTGAATGAGACCGAACTCACCGCAGTTCGGCGCACCCGGCTGTTCGGCGCCACCGGAACGGTCCTGATGGGGATCGGCGCCCTGGGCGCCGGGGCCCGTCCCGTCGTCCAGGACCCCACGTTCGGCGTGCGGCTGCTGAACCTGCCGTCGCGGATCCAGACGGTGTCGTTGACGATGACCACGGTCGGGGCGGTCATGATGGCGCTGGCCTGGCTGATGCTGGGCCGATTCGCGCTGGGCAAGCGGCAGATGTCGCGCGGCGACCTGGATCGCACCCTGGTGCTGTGGATGCTGCCGCTGCTGATCGCGCCGCCGATGTACAGCAAGGACGTCTACTCCTACCTGGCGCAGAGCCAGATTTCGCTGGAAGGCCTCGACCCATACCGGGTCGGCCCGGCATCCGGGCTGGGTCTCGGCCATGTGTTCACCCTGTCGGTGCCCAGCGTGTGGCGCGAGACGCCGGCCCCCTACGGGCCGTTGTTCCTGTGGATCGGGCGCGGTATCTCGGCGCTGACCGGCGAGAACATCGTCGCCGCAGTGCTCTGTCACCGGTTGGTGGTGCTGGCCGGTGTGGCGATGATCGTGTGGGCCGTACCGCGGCTGGCCCGGCGTTGCGGCGTCGCCGAGGTCAGCGCGCTGTGGCTGGGCGTGGCCAATCCGCTGTTGCTGATGCATCTGGTCGCGGGCATCCACAACGAGGCGCTGATGCTCGGGTTGATGCTGATCGGCGCCGAGTACGCACTGCGCGGTATCGATGCGCCGCGGCTGCGGCCGGCCTCGTGGCGCCGGTTGGGCCCCGACTGGGAGCCGTTGGGCATGCTGCTGGCCGGATCCATCCTGATCACGCTGTCCTCGCAGGTGAAGCTGCCCTCGCTGTTGGCGCTGGGATTCGTCACGATGGCGCTGGCTCACCGCTGGGGCGGCAACCTGCGCGCGCTGCTGCTGGCCGGCGGCGGGATCGGGTCGCTGTCGCTGGCGGTGATGGGCCTGGTGGGCTGGGCCAGCGGGCTCGGATTCGGCTGGATGTTCACGCTGGGCACCGCCAACGTCGTGCGCAGCTGGATGTCGCCCCCAACGCTGCTGGCCCTGGCCACCGGGCAGGTCGGAATTCTGCTGGGCCTGGGCGATCACACCACCGCAGTGCTGGCCCTGACCCGCTTTATCGGCGTGCTGATCATCATGGTCCTGGTCAGCTGGTTGCTGGTCGCGGTTCTCCGCGGCCGGCTGCACCCGATCGGCGGCCTGGGCGTCGCGCTGGGCATCTGCGTGCTGCTGTTTCCGGTCGTGCAGCCCTGGTACCTGCTGTGGGCGATCATTCCGCTGGCCTGCTGGGCGACGCGCACCGGCTTCCGCGAGACGGTCATCGTCATCACGCTCGTCGTCGGGATTTTCGGACCGACCGCCAACGGCGACCGCTTTGCGCTGTTCCAGATCCTGGATGCCACCCTGGCCAGCGCCGCGGTGATGGCCGTGCTGGTCGCGCTGACCTACACCCGCCTGCCGTGGCGGCCACTGCAGTCCATGCCGACCGACAACGGCGAAACGAACCACGAGGGGCCGCCCGGCGCCGAGCCCACCGCGACCGTCCAGACCCCGCGGGCCACCCCTCGATCCGAGTCGGCACCCGACGCCTACGCTGACTCGACGTGA
- a CDS encoding helix-turn-helix transcriptional regulator has translation MKIRTAAEAQEAGVAPATGAAAPAVMPDGHTRRAIVRLLLESGSITVSEICDRLGLAAAGVRRHLDALIEAGDAESAAAAAWQQAGRGRPAKRFRLTAAGRAKLDHSYDDLAAAAMRQLREIGGQGALQTFARRRIDTILADVAPADGADDAAVEAAAERVAGALTKAGYVATTTRVGPPLHGVQICQHHCPVSHVAEEFPELCEAEREAMAEVLGTHVQRLATIVNGDCACTTHVPLAPVASRAPSQT, from the coding sequence GTGAAAATCCGGACCGCAGCGGAAGCCCAGGAAGCCGGCGTCGCGCCGGCAACCGGTGCCGCGGCTCCTGCCGTCATGCCGGACGGTCACACCCGCCGCGCCATCGTGCGCCTGCTGCTCGAATCCGGGTCGATCACCGTCAGCGAGATCTGTGACCGGCTGGGTCTGGCGGCCGCGGGCGTGCGGCGTCACCTGGACGCGCTGATCGAGGCGGGTGACGCGGAATCGGCGGCGGCCGCGGCATGGCAGCAGGCCGGACGCGGGCGCCCCGCGAAGCGTTTCCGGCTGACGGCGGCCGGCCGGGCCAAGCTCGACCACTCCTACGACGATCTGGCGGCCGCGGCGATGCGCCAACTGCGCGAGATCGGCGGCCAGGGCGCGCTGCAGACGTTCGCCCGGCGCCGTATCGACACGATCCTGGCCGACGTCGCGCCCGCCGACGGCGCCGACGACGCCGCCGTCGAGGCCGCCGCCGAGCGGGTGGCCGGTGCGCTGACCAAGGCCGGTTACGTCGCCACCACGACCCGGGTGGGCCCGCCGCTGCACGGCGTGCAGATCTGCCAGCATCACTGCCCGGTATCGCATGTCGCCGAGGAATTCCCGGAGCTGTGCGAGGCCGAGCGGGAAGCCATGGCCGAAGTTCTCGGCACTCACGTGCAGCGGTTGGCGACGATCGTCAACGGCGATTGCGCCTGTACCACCCATGTCCCGCTCGCACCGGTTGCGAGCAGGGCACCCAGCCAGACCTAG
- the sufB gene encoding Fe-S cluster assembly protein SufB yields MALTPEATTPPVTGAPAEPLTQEQAIASLGKYGYGWADSDVAGASARRGLSEAVVRDISAKKNEPDWMLETRLKALRIFEKKPMPNWGSNLEGIHFDNIKYFVRSTEKQAATWDDLPADIKNTYDKLGIPEAEKQRLVSGVAAQYESEVVYHQIREDLEAQGVIFLDTDSGLREHPEIFKQYFGSVIPAGDNKFSALNTAVWSGGSFIYVPPGVHVDIPLQAYFRINTENMGQFERTLIIVDEGAYVHYVEGCTAPIYKSDSLHSAVVEIIVKPGGRCRYTTIQNWSNNVYNLVTKRARAEAGATMEWVDGNIGSKVTMKYPAVWMTGEYAKGEVLSVAFAGEGQHQDTGAKMLHLAPNTSSNIVSKSVARGGGRASYRGLVQVNKGAHGSRSSVKCDALLVDTVSRSDTYPYVDIREDDVTMGHEATVSKVSEDQLFYLMSRGMTEDEAMAMVVRGFVEPIAKELPMEYALELNRLIELQMEGAVG; encoded by the coding sequence ATGGCACTCACGCCAGAGGCAACCACGCCCCCGGTTACCGGAGCGCCCGCAGAGCCGCTGACCCAGGAGCAGGCGATCGCATCGCTGGGCAAGTACGGCTACGGCTGGGCCGACTCCGACGTCGCCGGCGCCTCGGCCCGACGGGGTCTTTCCGAGGCGGTCGTCCGCGACATCTCGGCGAAGAAGAACGAGCCGGACTGGATGCTGGAGACTCGGCTCAAGGCGCTGCGCATCTTCGAGAAGAAGCCGATGCCCAACTGGGGCTCGAACCTCGAGGGCATCCACTTCGACAACATCAAATACTTCGTGCGCTCCACCGAAAAGCAGGCCGCCACGTGGGACGACCTGCCCGCCGACATCAAGAACACCTACGACAAGCTCGGGATCCCGGAGGCGGAGAAGCAGCGCCTGGTGTCGGGCGTCGCGGCTCAGTACGAGTCCGAGGTGGTCTACCACCAGATTCGTGAGGATCTGGAAGCCCAGGGCGTCATCTTCCTGGACACCGACAGCGGTCTGCGCGAACACCCGGAGATCTTCAAGCAGTACTTCGGCAGCGTGATCCCGGCCGGTGACAACAAGTTCTCCGCGTTGAACACCGCGGTGTGGTCGGGTGGTTCGTTCATCTACGTTCCGCCGGGCGTGCACGTCGACATCCCGCTGCAGGCCTACTTCCGGATCAACACCGAGAACATGGGCCAGTTCGAGCGGACCCTGATCATCGTCGACGAAGGTGCCTACGTGCACTACGTCGAGGGCTGTACCGCGCCGATCTACAAGAGCGACTCGCTGCACTCCGCGGTGGTCGAGATCATCGTGAAGCCCGGTGGCCGTTGCCGCTACACGACTATCCAGAACTGGTCGAACAACGTGTACAACCTGGTCACCAAGCGGGCCCGCGCCGAAGCCGGCGCCACAATGGAGTGGGTCGACGGCAATATCGGGTCGAAGGTGACCATGAAGTACCCGGCGGTCTGGATGACCGGTGAATACGCCAAGGGCGAGGTGCTGTCGGTGGCGTTCGCCGGCGAGGGTCAGCACCAGGACACCGGTGCCAAGATGCTGCACCTGGCGCCCAACACGTCGAGCAACATCGTCTCCAAGTCGGTGGCACGCGGCGGTGGGCGCGCGTCCTACCGTGGCCTCGTGCAGGTGAACAAGGGCGCCCACGGGTCGCGCTCCAGCGTGAAATGCGATGCGCTGCTTGTCGATACGGTCAGCCGCAGCGACACCTACCCGTACGTCGACATCCGCGAGGACGACGTGACGATGGGTCACGAGGCGACCGTGTCCAAGGTCAGCGAGGACCAGCTCTTCTACCTGATGAGCCGCGGCATGACCGAGGACGAGGCGATGGCGATGGTCGTGCGCGGCTTCGTCGAGCCGATCGCCAAGGAACTGCCGATGGAGTACGCGCTGGAACTCAACCGGCTGATCGAGCTGCAGATGGAAGGTGCGGTCGGTTAG
- the sufD gene encoding Fe-S cluster assembly protein SufD, with protein MTNVTEAVEGSALTAANKGGLFASFDVDAFEVPSGRDEIWRFTPLRRLRGLHDGSAVVNGKAQVSVAEQPGVQTEIVRRGDERLGQGGVPADRVAAQAFSSFNSATVVTVARDTEVAKPIEITITGPGEGAVAYGHLQIRVEELARAIVVIDLRGSGTYADNVEIIVGDAAALGVIWIADWADDMVHVSAHHARLGKDSVLGHVNVTLGGDLVRTSTTVRFTAPGGDAQLLGTYFADDGQHFESRLLVDHAHPNCRSDVLYKGALQADPESGRPDAHTVWVGDVLIRAEATGTDTFETNRNLLLTDGARADSVPNLEIETGEIVGAGHASATGRFDDEQLFYLQARGIPEDQARRLIVRGFFGEIIQKIAVASVRDRLTEAIEHELELTEGIKN; from the coding sequence GTGACGAATGTGACTGAAGCGGTTGAGGGTTCGGCCCTCACCGCTGCCAATAAGGGTGGGCTGTTCGCGTCGTTCGACGTGGATGCCTTCGAGGTGCCCAGCGGTCGCGACGAGATCTGGCGGTTCACCCCGCTGCGTCGGTTGCGCGGCCTGCACGACGGTTCGGCGGTCGTCAACGGCAAGGCACAGGTCAGTGTCGCCGAGCAGCCCGGCGTACAGACCGAAATCGTGCGCCGCGGCGACGAGCGTCTTGGTCAGGGCGGTGTTCCCGCCGATCGTGTTGCCGCCCAAGCCTTCTCGTCGTTCAACTCCGCGACGGTGGTGACCGTCGCGCGTGATACCGAGGTCGCCAAGCCGATCGAGATCACCATCACCGGGCCCGGCGAGGGTGCGGTCGCCTACGGCCATCTGCAGATCCGCGTCGAGGAACTCGCGCGCGCGATCGTCGTCATCGACCTGCGCGGCAGCGGGACCTACGCCGACAACGTCGAGATCATCGTCGGCGATGCGGCGGCCCTCGGGGTGATCTGGATCGCCGACTGGGCCGACGACATGGTGCACGTGAGCGCGCATCATGCACGGCTGGGCAAGGATTCGGTGCTCGGCCACGTCAACGTGACGCTCGGGGGCGACCTGGTGCGTACGTCGACGACGGTGCGATTCACCGCGCCGGGTGGCGACGCCCAGCTGCTCGGTACCTACTTCGCCGACGACGGCCAGCACTTCGAGTCGCGGTTGCTCGTCGACCACGCGCACCCCAACTGCCGCTCGGACGTGTTGTACAAGGGTGCGCTGCAAGCCGATCCGGAGTCCGGCCGTCCCGATGCGCACACCGTCTGGGTGGGCGACGTGCTGATCCGCGCGGAGGCCACCGGAACGGATACCTTCGAGACCAACCGCAACCTGTTGCTCACCGACGGCGCCCGCGCCGATTCGGTGCCAAACCTCGAAATCGAGACGGGCGAGATCGTCGGCGCCGGACACGCAAGTGCCACCGGAAGATTCGACGACGAGCAGCTGTTCTACCTACAGGCTCGCGGCATCCCGGAAGACCAGGCCCGCCGTCTGATCGTGCGAGGTTTCTTCGGCGAGATCATCCAGAAGATCGCCGTTGCGTCTGTGCGCGACCGGCTCACCGAGGCGATCGAACACGAACTTGAGTTAACCGAAGGAATCAAGAACTGA
- the sufC gene encoding Fe-S cluster assembly ATPase SufC gives MTTLEIKDLHVSVSPANDAEAIPILKGVDLTVKSGETHALMGPNGSGKSTLSYAIAGHPKYEVTSGSITLDGEDVLAMSVDERARAGLFLAMQYPIEVPGVSMSNFLRTAAAAVRGEAPKLRHWVKEVKGAMDDLGIDPAFSERSVNEGFSGGEKKRHEILQLSLLKPKIAILDETDSGLDVDALRVVSEGVNRYAEAGWDDGTGQPVRGGVLLITHYTRILRYIQPQFVHVFVGGRIVEAGGPELADELEEHGYERFTAAATGA, from the coding sequence ATGACCACGCTCGAAATCAAGGATCTGCACGTCAGCGTCTCGCCCGCCAATGACGCCGAGGCCATCCCGATCCTCAAAGGTGTTGACCTCACCGTGAAGTCGGGAGAGACACACGCGCTGATGGGCCCGAACGGATCCGGCAAGTCCACCCTGTCCTACGCGATCGCCGGGCACCCGAAGTACGAGGTGACGTCCGGTTCGATCACGCTGGACGGCGAGGACGTGCTGGCGATGAGCGTCGACGAGCGGGCGCGGGCCGGCCTGTTCCTGGCCATGCAGTACCCGATCGAGGTGCCCGGGGTGTCGATGTCGAACTTCCTGCGCACTGCGGCCGCGGCCGTACGCGGTGAGGCGCCCAAGCTGCGGCACTGGGTCAAGGAAGTCAAGGGCGCGATGGACGACCTGGGCATCGACCCGGCGTTCTCCGAACGCAGTGTGAACGAAGGCTTTTCCGGTGGCGAGAAGAAGCGCCACGAGATTCTGCAGCTGTCGCTGCTCAAGCCCAAGATCGCGATCCTCGACGAGACCGACTCCGGACTCGACGTCGACGCACTGCGGGTGGTCAGCGAGGGAGTGAACCGCTACGCCGAAGCCGGCTGGGACGATGGCACCGGCCAGCCGGTGCGTGGCGGCGTTCTGCTGATCACCCACTACACCCGGATCCTGCGCTACATCCAGCCGCAGTTCGTGCACGTGTTCGTCGGCGGGCGCATCGTCGAGGCCGGCGGTCCCGAGCTGGCCGACGAGCTCGAAGAGCACGGCTACGAACGCTTCACCGCGGCGGCCACGGGGGCATAG
- a CDS encoding cysteine desulfurase, which yields MTASVNPLDLAAIRADFPILKRIMRGGKQLAYLDSGATSQRPLQVLDAEREFLLTSNGAVHRGAHQLMEEATDAYEQGRADIAAFVGADAQELVFTKNATESLNLVSYVLGDKRFDRAVGEGDVIVTTELEHHANLVPWQELARRTGATLRWYGLTDDGRIDLDSLELDERVKLVAFSHHSNVTGAVAPVDELVDRAKAVGALTVLDACQSVPHQPVDFHALDVDFGAFSGHKMLGPNGIGVLYGRRELLEAAPPFITGGSMIETVTMEGTTYAAPPQRFEAGTPMTSQVVGLGAAARYLSRLGMDAVQAHENELVAAALDGLSGISAVRIVGPNSMENRGSPIAFVVDGVHAHDVGQVLDDEGVAVRVGHHCALPLHRRFGVAATARASFAVYNTADEVDRLVAGVRRSIDFFGGA from the coding sequence ATGACGGCCTCCGTGAATCCACTGGACCTCGCGGCGATCCGTGCCGATTTCCCCATCCTCAAGCGCATCATGCGCGGGGGAAAGCAGTTGGCGTACTTGGATTCCGGTGCGACCTCGCAGCGGCCGTTGCAGGTGCTGGACGCCGAGCGGGAGTTTTTGCTGACCTCCAACGGCGCGGTGCACCGTGGTGCACACCAGCTGATGGAGGAGGCCACCGACGCCTACGAGCAGGGCCGGGCCGACATCGCCGCGTTCGTCGGCGCCGACGCACAAGAGCTGGTCTTCACCAAGAACGCCACCGAATCGCTGAACCTGGTTTCATATGTGCTGGGCGACAAGCGATTCGACCGGGCTGTTGGTGAAGGCGACGTCATCGTCACCACCGAGCTCGAACACCACGCCAACCTGGTTCCGTGGCAGGAGCTGGCCCGGCGCACCGGGGCGACGCTGCGCTGGTACGGCCTGACCGACGACGGGCGTATCGACCTGGACTCGCTGGAGCTCGACGAGCGCGTCAAACTCGTTGCGTTCAGCCATCACTCGAACGTGACCGGCGCGGTGGCGCCGGTCGACGAGCTGGTCGATCGGGCGAAGGCGGTAGGCGCGCTGACCGTGCTGGACGCCTGCCAGTCGGTGCCTCACCAGCCCGTCGACTTCCATGCTCTCGACGTCGACTTCGGCGCGTTCTCCGGTCACAAGATGCTGGGCCCCAACGGGATTGGTGTGCTGTATGGGCGTCGTGAGTTGCTCGAGGCGGCGCCGCCGTTTATCACCGGTGGTTCGATGATCGAGACGGTCACGATGGAAGGCACGACGTATGCCGCGCCCCCGCAGCGGTTCGAAGCGGGTACCCCGATGACGTCCCAAGTGGTGGGGCTGGGCGCGGCGGCACGCTACCTGAGCCGGCTCGGCATGGACGCCGTGCAGGCCCACGAGAACGAGCTGGTGGCCGCGGCCCTCGACGGTCTGTCCGGAATCAGCGCGGTGCGCATCGTCGGACCCAATTCGATGGAAAACCGGGGATCACCAATCGCATTCGTCGTCGACGGCGTGCACGCTCATGACGTTGGGCAGGTGCTCGACGACGAGGGAGTCGCGGTTCGGGTCGGGCACCACTGCGCGCTGCCGTTGCACCGTAGGTTCGGGGTGGCCGCCACGGCGCGGGCGTCGTTCGCGGTGTACAACACCGCCGACGAGGTCGACCGGCTGGTGGCCGGCGTGCGCCGGTCCATCGATTTCTTCGGCGGAGCGTGA
- a CDS encoding metal-sulfur cluster assembly factor, with translation MSETTAPDQEFIADLEEAMRDVVDPELGINVVDLGLVYGLNVEDGDEGKVATIDMTLTSAACPLTDVIEDQSRSALVGSGLVNDLRINWVWNPPWGPDKITEDGREQLRALGFTV, from the coding sequence ATGAGCGAAACCACCGCACCCGACCAGGAATTCATCGCCGACCTCGAGGAGGCGATGCGCGACGTCGTCGACCCCGAACTCGGGATCAATGTCGTCGATCTGGGGCTGGTCTACGGCCTCAACGTCGAGGACGGCGACGAGGGGAAGGTCGCGACCATCGACATGACGCTGACGTCGGCGGCCTGCCCGTTGACCGATGTGATCGAAGACCAGTCGCGCAGCGCGCTGGTCGGCAGCGGTTTGGTCAACGACCTGCGGATCAACTGGGTGTGGAACCCGCCGTGGGGCCCGGACAAGATCACCGAGGACGGACGCGAGCAGTTGCGCGCCCTCGGCTTCACCGTCTAA
- a CDS encoding DUF5666 domain-containing protein, whose amino-acid sequence MAFTTSTKVTEVTAAALSDVTAGSCVSVRPAHQESQPGQPLTAASVRVSPAVDGKCPPGNAPGGSTTPPPGPAAKHPPVRGTVASVAGNTITVTSTDANGASAQTPVTVTGQTRYSKQAGADTQAIAQGKCMTAQGIQDGSGTLQATTIDLRPAHDGKCGGGHKPSGHRGLGG is encoded by the coding sequence GTGGCTTTCACGACGTCGACTAAGGTCACCGAGGTCACCGCGGCCGCGCTGAGTGACGTCACCGCCGGAAGTTGCGTCAGCGTGCGACCCGCACACCAGGAATCCCAGCCCGGCCAACCACTGACCGCGGCGTCCGTGCGGGTGAGCCCCGCCGTCGACGGGAAATGCCCGCCCGGCAACGCCCCCGGCGGCTCGACAACTCCCCCGCCCGGCCCTGCGGCCAAGCACCCGCCGGTGCGGGGCACCGTCGCGTCCGTCGCGGGTAACACGATCACCGTCACGAGCACCGACGCCAACGGCGCCAGTGCGCAGACTCCCGTTACGGTCACCGGCCAGACGCGGTACAGCAAGCAGGCCGGTGCGGACACTCAGGCGATCGCGCAAGGCAAATGCATGACGGCGCAAGGCATTCAGGACGGCAGCGGTACGTTACAAGCGACGACCATCGACCTGCGGCCCGCCCACGACGGCAAGTGCGGGGGCGGCCACAAACCGTCGGGCCACCGCGGGCTCGGCGGCTGA
- a CDS encoding YihY/virulence factor BrkB family protein codes for MVGWLDDLQRRNRGVSVTVAVIYKYLDDQGGYLAALITYYGFVSMFPMLLLLTTGLGVVLAGHPDLQEQVLHSALSQFPVIGSQLHQPEGLSGGTVAVVVGILGALYGGLGVGQAVQNAMDSVWAVPKNKRPNPIRARVRSFGLLFVLGSAVIAATVLSGIAQTTRELGVFGKIGVTLTAVAINALICLVAFKMTTAKELTYRQVLPGAVAAALIWQILQWFGAGYIQHTVKTASATNSVFALVLGLLAFLYLVSTTLVLCAELNVVLVEQLYPRALLSAFSDEAELTPADRRIYAKRAKAERVKRLERVIVRFNDVNRPVTP; via the coding sequence ATGGTCGGCTGGCTGGACGATTTGCAGCGACGGAACCGCGGCGTGAGCGTGACCGTCGCGGTCATCTACAAATATCTCGATGATCAAGGCGGTTATCTGGCCGCCCTGATCACCTACTACGGCTTCGTGTCGATGTTTCCGATGCTGTTGTTGTTGACCACCGGGCTGGGTGTGGTGCTTGCCGGTCACCCCGACCTGCAGGAGCAGGTACTACACAGCGCCCTGAGTCAGTTCCCGGTGATCGGCAGCCAGCTGCATCAGCCCGAAGGACTCAGCGGGGGTACGGTCGCCGTCGTGGTCGGGATCCTGGGAGCGCTCTATGGCGGGCTGGGCGTCGGCCAAGCCGTGCAAAACGCCATGGACTCCGTGTGGGCCGTGCCGAAGAACAAGCGTCCCAACCCGATTCGTGCCCGCGTGCGCAGCTTCGGATTACTGTTCGTGCTCGGCTCGGCGGTGATCGCGGCGACCGTGCTGTCCGGGATCGCCCAAACGACCCGGGAATTGGGCGTCTTCGGAAAGATCGGTGTCACGCTCACCGCCGTGGCGATCAACGCGCTGATCTGCCTGGTGGCCTTCAAGATGACCACCGCAAAGGAACTCACCTACCGGCAGGTGCTGCCCGGAGCCGTTGCGGCAGCGCTTATTTGGCAGATACTGCAGTGGTTCGGCGCCGGCTACATCCAGCACACGGTCAAGACGGCCAGCGCCACCAACAGTGTCTTCGCCCTGGTGCTGGGGTTGCTTGCCTTCCTATATCTGGTATCGACCACGCTGGTGCTGTGCGCCGAGCTGAACGTCGTCCTGGTCGAGCAGCTGTACCCGCGCGCGTTGCTCAGCGCGTTCAGCGACGAGGCCGAACTGACGCCGGCTGATCGCCGGATCTACGCCAAGCGGGCGAAAGCCGAACGCGTCAAACGGCTCGAGCGGGTGATCGTCAGGTTTAACGACGTCAACAGACCCGTGACGCCGTAG